A genomic window from Diospyros lotus cultivar Yz01 chromosome 2, ASM1463336v1, whole genome shotgun sequence includes:
- the LOC127795993 gene encoding auxin-repressed 12.5 kDa protein-like, with the protein MVLLEKLWDDVLAGPQPDRGLGKLRKLATSPRQKDGEGEGSKFQRSVSIPATPTTPTTPSPTAARKENVWRSVFHPGSNLATKGIGGEMFDKPQPNSPTVYDWLYSAETRSKHR; encoded by the exons ATGGTTTTGCTCGAGAAGCTCTGGGACGACGTTCTCGCTGGACCTCAGCCCGACCGCGGCCTCGGCAAGCTCCGGAAGCTCGCCACTAGCCCCAGACAAAAAG ACGGAGAAGGGGAGGGGAGCAAGTTCCAGAGATCTGTGTCGATACCGGCGACGCCAACGACGCCGACTACCCCGTCGCCGACGGCCGCTCGTAAGGAGAACGTGTGGAGGAGCGTGTTCCACCCGGGAAGCAACTTGGCGACGAAGGGTATCGGCGGTGAGATGTTCGACAAGCCGCAGCCAAACTCTCCCACTGTCTACGACTG GCTCTACAGCGCGGAGACCCGGAGCAAGCATCGTTGA